In Nocardia asteroides, the following proteins share a genomic window:
- a CDS encoding WXG100 family type VII secretion target, producing MRSISGRTAGTDPDYAPVVEVFDNLSHTQIYEAVRQLDPAALTSAGEVFLTTATGLGTEVENAHAEISAAIADGWRGGAAQSAADAITAFEQAGRRIADVLTAVGVRLGQAGDAAESVRAAVAEPSTVRPDSAAALLDNERATDNADITRRAEDARLDAVRAMETIYAGAFVPTGAGVPAFPDPVTEPGAVPAAAVPKAGAPSSAEFVVAAPGVGAPATADAAAEAPGVVTVGAADPATAASAITAIDGTRPATTTSAAAFVPPATAPAAVAAPGQVVQPAPGTVPAAVGGSAGAAAPVGYASADPSIGRPARTTRPGSADTLAGGPRTATDEFASAADGGPVTAADPGSPITPTHTGDSTTAADAGDPTIPANSGHPVTAAGAGVPTMPANSGHAVTAANAGDPTSAASADGRHDAAAASADATAGMSAGAIGGLMGGAMVAADTTRPSGGPRPQPRQDDYEDEDDDEFLRFLDEEPTYLEPADEVNALIGKMEPTSPAVLGEWTERG from the coding sequence ATGCGTAGCATTTCCGGCCGCACCGCGGGCACCGATCCCGACTACGCCCCCGTCGTCGAGGTCTTCGACAATCTCTCGCACACCCAGATCTACGAAGCCGTGCGGCAACTGGATCCGGCCGCGCTGACCAGCGCGGGCGAGGTCTTCCTGACCACCGCCACCGGGCTGGGCACCGAGGTGGAGAACGCGCACGCCGAGATCAGCGCCGCGATCGCCGACGGCTGGCGCGGTGGCGCCGCCCAGTCGGCCGCCGACGCGATCACCGCGTTCGAGCAGGCGGGCAGGCGGATCGCCGATGTGCTCACCGCCGTCGGTGTGCGCCTGGGGCAGGCGGGCGACGCCGCCGAGTCGGTGCGCGCGGCCGTCGCCGAACCGTCCACGGTGCGACCGGATTCGGCGGCCGCGCTGCTGGACAACGAGCGGGCCACCGACAACGCGGACATCACCCGGCGGGCCGAGGACGCCCGGCTCGACGCGGTCCGTGCCATGGAGACGATCTACGCGGGCGCGTTCGTGCCTACCGGCGCCGGGGTGCCTGCCTTCCCCGACCCCGTCACCGAACCGGGCGCCGTGCCCGCTGCCGCCGTGCCGAAGGCCGGAGCCCCGTCGTCCGCCGAGTTCGTCGTCGCGGCACCGGGTGTCGGCGCTCCCGCCACCGCCGATGCGGCTGCGGAGGCACCCGGCGTGGTCACCGTCGGTGCCGCCGACCCGGCCACCGCTGCGTCCGCAATTACCGCGATCGACGGAACCCGTCCGGCGACAACGACTTCCGCGGCCGCGTTCGTTCCCCCGGCCACCGCACCCGCGGCCGTCGCGGCGCCCGGACAGGTCGTCCAACCCGCGCCGGGGACCGTCCCCGCCGCCGTGGGCGGATCGGCTGGAGCCGCCGCGCCGGTCGGCTACGCCTCCGCCGATCCGAGCATCGGCCGCCCCGCCCGGACCACCCGCCCCGGGTCCGCCGACACCCTGGCTGGTGGACCCCGCACGGCCACCGATGAATTCGCCTCGGCCGCCGACGGCGGTCCGGTCACCGCCGCCGACCCGGGCAGCCCCATCACGCCCACTCACACGGGCGATTCCACCACGGCCGCCGACGCAGGCGATCCCACTATCCCCGCCAACTCGGGCCACCCCGTCACAGCCGCCGGCGCGGGCGTTCCCACGATGCCCGCCAACTCGGGCCACGCCGTCACGGCCGCCAACGCCGGCGATCCCACCTCCGCAGCCTCGGCCGACGGACGCCATGACGCGGCCGCCGCGAGCGCCGACGCCACCGCGGGGATGAGCGCGGGCGCCATCGGCGGTCTGATGGGCGGCGCCATGGTGGCCGCCGACACCACCCGCCCGTCCGGCGGTCCCCGCCCGCAGCCCAGGCAGGACGACTACGAGGACGAGGACGACGACGAGTTCCTGCGTTTCCTCGACGAGGAACCGACCTACCTGGAACCCGCGGACGAGGTGAACGCCCTGATCGGCAAGATGGAGCCGACCAGTCCCGCCGTGCTCGGTGAGTGGACCGAGCGGGGGTGA
- a CDS encoding alpha/beta hydrolase: MPYFDSPRGRLHYRRWPVERPAVSLVLLPGTGQHSGHYHRLADALGPTGIELWALDTAGQGLSEGDPAAPGTIAELAADARGLLDEVAGATATAPVLMGHSLGAVTALSVAADHDGLAALVLCGTPRHATEFTPAPGLPVLAVHGVDDRRAPIDAVRLWTARHGSVDLREYTDAGHDLLHEPVQQRVAAEIAEWVLAAVR, translated from the coding sequence GTGCCCTACTTCGACAGTCCGCGCGGCAGGCTGCACTACCGGCGGTGGCCGGTGGAGCGGCCAGCCGTGTCGCTGGTGCTGCTGCCGGGTACCGGCCAGCACAGCGGGCACTACCACCGCCTCGCCGACGCGCTGGGTCCCACCGGGATCGAACTGTGGGCACTGGACACCGCGGGACAGGGCCTGAGCGAAGGTGATCCGGCGGCGCCGGGCACCATCGCCGAACTGGCCGCCGACGCGCGCGGACTGCTCGACGAGGTCGCCGGTGCGACGGCCACCGCGCCGGTGCTGATGGGTCATTCGCTCGGCGCTGTCACGGCCCTGTCCGTCGCCGCGGACCACGACGGACTGGCCGCGCTCGTGCTCTGCGGCACACCGCGCCACGCCACCGAATTCACCCCCGCACCGGGTCTGCCGGTGCTCGCGGTGCACGGGGTCGACGATCGGCGCGCGCCGATCGATGCGGTGCGGCTATGGACAGCACGGCACGGATCGGTAGATTTGCGCGAGTACACCGACGCCGGACACGACCTGTTGCACGAACCGGTGCAGCAGCGGGTCGCGGCCGAGATCGCGGAGTGGGTACTCGCCGCGGTGCGATGA
- a CDS encoding ESX secretion-associated protein EspG yields the protein MNWHLTPDQFALAWARTDGDRIPYPLAVRASARDTAERAARQPALDAWCAATLDADLSAALRVLGKPEIRVEVCGSATAPVRMLGAVTGDVAVLAVQAPGTGDDRGGTVHVQVGGTKRFAAQVFSRLPACPVGAGPRLSALAARVREDSRDLVTAPVAGPSEAARVRKLLQRPRSGIGQILVGPGAHEPPSGVLSWIDVTGDGRYLVHTGHHVDIVAAAPDTAADWLRRLLRRV from the coding sequence GTGAACTGGCACCTGACGCCGGACCAGTTCGCGCTGGCCTGGGCGCGCACCGACGGCGACCGGATCCCGTATCCGCTCGCCGTGCGCGCCTCGGCCCGCGACACCGCCGAACGCGCTGCGCGTCAGCCCGCGCTCGACGCCTGGTGCGCCGCGACGCTGGACGCGGACCTGTCGGCGGCGCTGCGGGTCCTCGGCAAGCCGGAGATCCGGGTCGAGGTGTGCGGCTCGGCGACGGCGCCGGTGCGGATGCTCGGTGCCGTCACCGGTGATGTCGCGGTGCTCGCGGTCCAGGCGCCCGGTACCGGCGACGACCGGGGTGGGACCGTGCACGTCCAGGTCGGCGGCACGAAACGGTTCGCCGCCCAGGTCTTCTCCCGCCTGCCCGCCTGTCCCGTCGGCGCCGGGCCACGGCTGTCCGCGCTCGCCGCCCGGGTGCGCGAGGACAGCCGCGATCTGGTGACCGCACCCGTCGCCGGGCCGTCCGAGGCGGCGCGCGTCCGCAAGCTGCTGCAGCGGCCGCGCAGCGGGATCGGCCAGATCCTGGTCGGCCCCGGCGCCCACGAACCGCCGTCCGGGGTGCTGTCGTGGATCGACGTCACCGGCGACGGTCGCTACCTGGTGCACACGGGCCACCACGTCGACATCGTCGCCGCGGCGCCGGATACCGCCGCCGACTGGCTACGCAGGCTGCTGCGCCGGGTCTGA
- a CDS encoding acyl-CoA dehydrogenase family protein, with protein sequence MDLELTEEQTMLRDTVRDLLRRFYDGEALAKVGETDPGWNRTVWKQLAELGVLGLTIDEDDGGVGAGPVEAMLVQEELGRALAPEPVLDAVVIPAKLLELTGSAEQRARLLPALAGGEKLLAFAHAEPGQRWPATELTTTAAAQGDGYTVSGVKNPVLRGDVADELIVSAVLPGGGTGLLLVDPTGAGVTKRAYRTFDGRRGAQFDFDGAPGELLGDTVDAAEQIALTQGYAQAALCAESVGAMEIALTLTTEYLKARKQFGVTLSKFQTLTQRAADCYVSLELARSMSLFATAALADGGNDPVVASRARLQVGRSAEHIGQEAVQMHGGIGVTAEYPVSHYVARLTAIGQTLGGALEHRRVLADRVGGYDLPEL encoded by the coding sequence ATGGATCTGGAACTCACCGAAGAACAGACGATGCTGCGCGACACCGTGCGCGACCTGCTGCGCCGGTTCTACGACGGCGAAGCGCTGGCCAAGGTCGGCGAGACCGACCCCGGCTGGAACCGCACGGTCTGGAAGCAGCTCGCCGAGCTGGGCGTGCTCGGCCTGACCATCGACGAGGACGACGGCGGCGTCGGTGCGGGCCCGGTCGAGGCGATGCTGGTGCAGGAGGAGCTCGGCCGCGCGCTGGCCCCGGAACCGGTCCTCGACGCGGTGGTGATCCCGGCCAAGCTGCTCGAGCTCACCGGCAGCGCCGAACAGCGCGCCCGGCTGCTGCCCGCGCTGGCGGGCGGCGAGAAACTGCTCGCCTTCGCCCATGCCGAACCGGGACAGCGCTGGCCCGCCACCGAACTCACCACGACGGCGGCCGCGCAGGGCGACGGCTACACCGTGTCCGGGGTGAAGAACCCCGTGCTGCGCGGTGATGTCGCCGACGAGCTGATCGTCAGTGCGGTGCTGCCCGGCGGCGGCACGGGCCTGCTGCTGGTCGATCCCACCGGCGCCGGCGTCACCAAGCGCGCCTACCGGACCTTCGACGGCAGGCGCGGCGCGCAGTTCGACTTCGACGGCGCGCCCGGTGAGCTGCTCGGCGACACCGTCGACGCGGCCGAGCAGATCGCGCTGACCCAGGGGTACGCGCAGGCGGCGCTGTGCGCGGAATCGGTGGGGGCGATGGAGATCGCGCTGACCCTGACCACCGAGTACCTCAAGGCGCGCAAGCAGTTCGGCGTCACCTTGTCGAAGTTCCAGACGCTCACCCAGCGGGCCGCGGACTGCTACGTCTCGCTCGAACTGGCCCGCAGCATGAGCTTGTTCGCCACCGCCGCGCTCGCCGACGGCGGCAACGATCCGGTGGTGGCCTCGCGGGCGCGATTGCAGGTGGGCCGTTCGGCCGAGCACATCGGGCAGGAGGCGGTGCAGATGCACGGCGGCATCGGCGTCACCGCGGAGTATCCGGTGAGCCACTACGTCGCCCGGCTCACCGCGATCGGGCAGACGCTCGGTGGCGCGCTGGAACATCGGCGGGTGCTGGCCGACCGCGTCGGCGGCTACGACCTGCCCGAGCTGTAG
- a CDS encoding NHL repeat-containing protein, producing the protein MSSFRRCVAHVVVGAAVVTTVSLGTGTAGAAPTAECGQARQDVAIRSSVPLLDWSENFGLDSEGDLWVSRVMRGEVQRYDRDGKLVATVAVAAPGAVRLGPDGLLYVVTGNSPLAGSGGIVRFDPTADKPVPAPFATGFPQPNGAAFDADGNLYVTTRDGVHRLRRDGSEDMEWWSSVNVEGPNGIVVVGDSVYVTANYVTADGAPVGRVLRLSRTNPAVSSTVADLTSFGTLPDFVDDLVVRDGVLYVTTLAGHLVRVDPATGAACNVVSTQPLTAVVADPADSSALLAGSEEGTVLRIRPLG; encoded by the coding sequence ATGTCGTCGTTCCGCCGTTGCGTCGCCCACGTCGTCGTCGGCGCGGCCGTCGTGACCACCGTGTCGCTCGGGACCGGGACCGCGGGCGCGGCCCCCACCGCCGAGTGCGGACAGGCGCGCCAGGACGTCGCCATCCGGTCGAGCGTGCCGCTGCTGGACTGGTCGGAGAACTTCGGTCTCGACAGCGAGGGCGACCTGTGGGTGTCGCGGGTGATGCGCGGTGAGGTGCAGCGCTACGACCGCGACGGCAAGCTCGTCGCGACCGTCGCGGTGGCCGCCCCCGGCGCGGTCCGGTTAGGTCCGGACGGCCTGCTCTACGTGGTCACCGGCAATTCGCCGCTGGCCGGGTCGGGTGGGATCGTCCGCTTCGACCCCACGGCCGACAAGCCGGTCCCGGCGCCCTTCGCCACCGGTTTCCCGCAGCCCAACGGCGCCGCGTTCGACGCCGACGGCAACCTCTACGTCACCACCCGCGACGGCGTGCACCGGCTGCGCCGCGACGGCAGCGAGGACATGGAGTGGTGGTCGTCGGTGAACGTCGAGGGGCCCAACGGCATTGTCGTCGTGGGTGATTCGGTCTACGTCACGGCCAACTACGTCACCGCCGACGGCGCGCCGGTGGGCCGGGTGCTGCGACTGTCGCGGACGAACCCGGCCGTGAGCAGCACGGTCGCCGACCTGACCTCGTTCGGCACGCTGCCCGATTTCGTCGACGACCTGGTCGTGCGCGACGGCGTCCTCTACGTCACCACGCTGGCCGGTCATCTCGTCCGCGTGGACCCGGCGACGGGCGCGGCCTGCAATGTCGTCTCCACCCAGCCGCTGACGGCGGTGGTCGCCGATCCCGCCGACTCCTCGGCCCTGCTGGCCGGATCGGAAGAGGGCACGGTCCTGCGCATCCGGCCGCTCGGCTAG
- a CDS encoding acyl-CoA dehydrogenase family protein: MKLALSPEEVAFRDELRHFYTTEIPVEIRDRVKYGHELSRDDIVTANKILNDHGLAVPNWPVAWGGKDWTPMQRHLWLDEMQLASVPEPLTFNASMVGPVIAQFGSEELKQRFLPPTAALDIWWCQGFSEPDAGSDLASLRTTAVRDGDSYIVNGQKIWTTLGQYADWIFCLVRTDPNAPKKQAGISFLLFDVKSPGVTMRPIKLIDGSYEVNEVFFENVRVPADQLVGEENQGWTYAKFLLGNERTSITGVGKTKVKIGLAKDYARQTRTGHGTLLEDPVFAARVAELENELLALELTQLRVVSNSADGKPNPASSVLKLRGSELQQAATELLLDIAGADALPVDADGIASPGWAQHSGPGYLNYRKVTIYGGSSEVQRSIISSTILGL, from the coding sequence ATGAAGTTAGCCCTTTCCCCTGAAGAGGTCGCCTTCCGCGACGAGCTCCGGCACTTCTACACCACCGAGATCCCGGTGGAGATCCGCGACCGCGTCAAGTACGGCCACGAGCTGTCCCGCGACGACATCGTCACCGCGAACAAGATCCTCAACGACCACGGTCTGGCCGTGCCGAACTGGCCGGTGGCCTGGGGCGGCAAGGACTGGACGCCGATGCAGCGCCACCTCTGGCTCGACGAGATGCAGCTGGCCTCGGTGCCCGAGCCGCTCACGTTCAACGCCTCGATGGTCGGCCCGGTGATCGCCCAGTTCGGCTCCGAGGAACTCAAACAGCGCTTCCTGCCGCCCACCGCGGCCCTCGACATCTGGTGGTGCCAGGGCTTCTCCGAACCCGACGCCGGCTCCGACCTCGCCTCGCTGCGCACCACCGCGGTGCGCGACGGCGACTCCTACATCGTCAACGGCCAGAAGATCTGGACCACCCTGGGCCAGTACGCCGACTGGATCTTCTGCCTCGTGCGCACCGACCCGAACGCGCCCAAGAAGCAGGCGGGCATCTCGTTCCTGCTCTTCGACGTGAAGTCGCCCGGCGTCACCATGCGCCCGATCAAGCTGATCGACGGCAGCTACGAGGTGAACGAGGTCTTCTTCGAGAACGTCCGGGTGCCCGCCGATCAGCTGGTCGGCGAGGAGAACCAGGGCTGGACCTACGCCAAGTTCCTGCTCGGCAACGAGCGCACCAGCATCACCGGCGTCGGCAAGACCAAGGTCAAGATCGGGCTCGCGAAAGACTATGCCCGCCAGACCAGGACGGGCCACGGCACGCTGCTCGAGGACCCGGTCTTCGCGGCGCGGGTGGCCGAGCTGGAGAACGAGCTGCTGGCCCTGGAACTCACCCAGCTGCGGGTGGTCTCCAATTCCGCCGACGGCAAGCCCAACCCGGCCTCCTCGGTGCTCAAGCTGCGCGGCTCCGAGCTGCAGCAGGCGGCCACCGAACTGCTGCTCGACATCGCGGGCGCCGACGCGCTCCCGGTGGACGCCGACGGCATCGCCTCGCCCGGCTGGGCCCAGCACTCCGGTCCCGGCTATCTGAACTACCGCAAGGTCACCATCTACGGAGGCTCGAGCGAGGTACAGCGCTCGATCATTTCCTCCACGATCCTCGGATTGTGA